In Halanaerobium praevalens DSM 2228, the DNA window ATGACAATAATCATTACTCTTTCAGCTCGAATTGGTGGTAGTGAAGGATTGATGAATATTTGTTTACCATATATTATGCTGGAGCCAATTGTAAGTAATTTAAATGCTCAATACTGGTTTTCAAGCACAAGAGAAAAACAAACTCCAGAACATATAGCTAAACTGCGTAAAAGATTAAATGAGGCTCTGGTTGAAGTTGATGCAGTTTTAGGAAGTACTGAAATAACAGTTGAAGACTTTCTTTATCTTCAACCCGGAGATGTAGTTCGACTTGATAAAAAAGTTGAAGAAAATGCAGAACTTAAAATTGGTAGAAGTAGAAAATATGAAGCAGTTGTAGGTAATAAAAATAATCATAAAGCAATACAAATAATAGGTGTAGCGGAAAATTTGTTAGAGGAGAGTGAAGATGATGACGAATGATGGTAACTTTTTATCACAAGATGAAATAGATGCTTTAATGAATGAGGAAGATGAAGAACCTGTAGCAGAAAGTCAAGGAGTTGGAAATGAAACTGGTGCAGAAAGTGCTTCTGATCTAAATTCAGAAGAAATTGATGTTATTGGAGAAGTAAATAATATTGCTATGGGATCTTCAGCTACAGCGCTCTCCACATTACTTGATGAGAAAGTAGAGATTACAACTCCAGAAGTTGAAGTTCAAACTTTTAAGCAGCTAATCGAAGAATATGATAAGCCCTGTGTTTTAGTTAAAGTAGAATATGTAGAGGGGATAGAAGGTTTAAGTTTACTTGTGATTGACACTAAAGATGCTGCAGTAATTGCAGATTTAATGATGGGTGGAGATGGTCTGGAAGGAATGGACCAGGAAATGCTTAATGAAATTTCTATTAGTGCAGTTGGAGAAGCAATGAATCAAATGATGGGGGCAGCTTCAACAGCAATGTCTAATATTTTAGATGTTTTAGTTAATATTTCACCCCCAACAGCAGAGTTTATTGATTTAGATGATGTAATTGAAGAAGGAAGAGATTGGTTTGATCCAGCTGAAGAAATTGTTGTTACTTCTTTTAAATTAAAAGTTGGAGATGTAATAGATAGTAGCTTTAAACAAATTTCTTCTTATAAGTTTGTTAAAGATTTAGCAGACTCTTTATTACATGGTGGAACTGGTTTAATGGATAATACTATTGATGAAGAAGAAATTGAAGAAGAGGTTGATACTTCTGTTAAAGAAGAGTATAAAGGTGAAACTGCAGCAGGCCCACAAAAATCTCAAAAAACAAAAACTGCAGCTGCCCCAGCTCAAAGTCAACCCAGTCAACAGCAGGCCCAACCAGCACCCCAAAGAAGAAGACCTCAAAATAGAAATATTGAGTCTGAAGAAAAAGTTGATGTTCAGTCAGCACAGTTCCCTGAGTTTGATCAGACTGCAACTCAACCATTACCCAATAATATGGAATTAATAAAGGATGTTCCCTTAGAAGTAACTGTTAGATTAGGTAAAACAGTTATGAAAATTAGAGATATACTTGATTTAGGAGATGGATCAATTATTGAATTAGATAAACTGGCAGGAGAACCAGTTGATTTACTAGTTAATGGTAAATTGGTGGCAAAAGGAGAAGTTGTTGTAATTGATGAAAACTTTGGTTTTAGAGTCAAAGATATTATTAGTCCTGCTGAACGCTTAAGCAAACTATAGGTCGGTGATATGATAATAATGGATTATCTTTGGGAAACATTTAAAATAACCTTTTATCTTTTTTTAGTAATCGGTTTTATTTTAGCAATTTATTATGTGGTCAAAAATAAGTTTAATTTAACAAATTCAAGAAAAATGGAAGTAATAGATACTATGAGGCTTGCTAATGGAGAAACTATTTATTTAATCAAGGTCTTTGATGAAATTGTAATGCTTGGTGGTAGTAAAGAAGAATTAAATTATTTAAAAAGTTGGCCTTTAGCTGAAATTAATTTGGAAGCTGAAAAATCAAAAAAATCTTCAGCTAAAAAAAATACCTTCAAAGATAAGTTTAAAAATATTTTAGCTAAAAATAATAATTCAAATAGCAGTGATCAAGATGAATAAAAAATTAACTTTAGTATTTTTGGTTTTTTTAATATTATTTAGCTTAACAATAACTGTTTCAGCTCAAGATTTTCAGATCCCAAATATCTCTTTAGAAATAGGTAATGGAACAGCTAATAATCAAGGTGATGATTTAGTTTTATCATTACAAATTTTATTACTATTAACTGTTTTATCTTTAGCTCCAGCGATTATAATTTTATTTACTTCTTTCACAAGAATAATAATTGTTTTTTCTATTTTAAAAAGAGCTTTAGCCTTAAATAATATGCCTCCAAATCAAGTTTTAATTGGGATTGCAATCTTTTTAACAATTTTTATTATGGCACCAGTTTGGCAAGGAGTAAACCAAGATGCTCTACAGCCATATTTAGCTCAAGATATATCCTTAGAGCAGGCTTATGAAAATACAATTACTCCAGTTAGGGAATTTATGTTTAACCAAGTTGATGAGCGCTCTTTAGCTCTATTTACTAACATAGCAGAAATTGAGCGACCGGAAAGTCGAGATGACCTTCCAACATATATTTTAATTCCAGCTTTTTTAATTAATGAAATTAAAATTGCTTTTCAAATTGGATTTTTAATTTATATTCCCTTTTTGATGATTGACATGATAGTAGCCAGTATTTTAATGTCAATGGGAATGATGATGTTACCGCCAGTAATTATTTCATTACCTTTTAAAATATTATTATTTGTTTTGGCTGATGGTTGGCATATTTTAATTGGTTCACTTGTTAAAACTTTTTATTAAAAATAATTTAATTTAATAGAATTCAAGAATTTAGGAGTTGGAAAAATGGGAGAAGCAGTAGTCCTTGATATTGGACGTCAGGCATTATTTACAGTTATAATAGTTGTCTTTCCTGTTTTAGGTGCAGGTTTAATTACAGGTCTTTTAGTAGCTATTTTTCAGGCTACAACCCAAATTCAAGAACAAACTTTAGCTTTTGTTCCTAAAATATTTGCTGTTTTGGGTTCCATAGCCTTTTTTGGTCCTTGGATTATGAGGACAGTAATTGAATTTGTTCAGGAACTTCTGCGAAATATCCCAACCTACTTAGGTTAGGGGCTGATTTAATTTGATAGAAAATTTGATGATCAATCAACATTTATATTTCTTTTTTTTGATTTTAAGTCGTTATTTAGGGATGATGCTGTTAACTCCTTTTTTTAGTAGTCAAGTTATCTTTTATCGTGCTAAAATTTTAATTGCTCTCACTTTAGCTGCTTTTAGTTATCCTTTAGTCTTAAGTATTTATCAGCCTCTGGCACCAGCTAATAATTTGTCATTAATTATCGAAATTATAAGTGAGTTTAGTATTGGCCTTTTTATGGGGCTGGCAGTTTTTTTAGTTTTTTCAGCTATTCAGCTGGGAGGTCAAATAATTGATATGAGGATGGGTTTTAGAATTGCCAATGTAGTAGACCCTTTTAGTGGTGCAAACTCACCTGTTATTGGTCAGCTAAAGAATATTTTTGTGACATTAATTTTTTTAGCTTTAAATGGCCATTTATATTTAATTAAACATTTATATAATTCTTTTAAGATTATTCCTCCTGGTAGAGTTAAATTTAGTAATCAGCTCTGGCAGTATTTTTTTAGAAGAAGTGCTGATATGTTTGTTTTAGCAATTAAAATTGCTCTCCCAATAGCAGGAGCTATCTTTTTTATTGATATTATACTAGCATTTTTAGCTAGATCAGTTCCACAAATGAACTTATTTGTAATTGGACTTCCAATTAAAATTATGGCAGGTTTAATTTTATTGTATATTTTAATGCCAGTTTTAAATCATTATTATGCTGAAATTATTATGAATGTAATTAACGAAATACCTGCTCTTTTTCGATTATTAGTTCCCTAAATTTGAAATTATGCTTAAGTTGAATATTATGTTTTAAGTAAAGGAGTTAAAATCATGGCTGATGATGGAACAGGAGAAAAAACGGAAGAACCTACGTCGAAAAGGAAAAAAGAAGCAAAAGAAGAAGGTAATGTAGCTAAAGGGAAAGAAATAGGTCAAGCCATAACTTTACTTGCCAGTTTTATGTTTCTTTATTTTTTAATGCAGCAGATATTTTTTGGAGTTTTAAATGAAATTCAATATTATTTCAAAAATTTAATTATTGAACCTTTTACTATTAAAATGACTTTTGAAATTTTGTATGACGCTTTTTTTTCTGTAATTGAAAAAATTTATCCAATCATGATTGTGACAGCTGCAGCAGGAATTTTAGTTAATTTTTTACAGATTGGAGCACTTTTTACTACAAAGCCCTTAGTTCCAGATTTAAAAAAAGTAGATCCAATTAAAGGTGCTAAAAATATTTTCTCACTTAAAGGGGTAGTTGAGTTATTAAAATCACTATTTAAACTGGCTTTAATTGCTGTTATTGCCTATCATTTTTTAATGGGAAATCTTGATATTTTTCAAAAAAGCATTAATCAAGGCTTAGAAGAGGCTTTATCTGCTATTGCACATTTGATTTCTAGAATGGCCTTTGCTGTAATTATAGCTTTAATAATTTTAGGTATTTTAGATTTATTATATCAACGCTGGCAGCATAATAAAGATTTGAAAATGTCTAAATATGAAGTTAAGCAGGAAAGAAAAGAAATGGAAGGAGACCCAATGATTCAGCAGCAAAGAAAGCGGAGACAGCGTGAAATGAGTATGAATAGAATGATGTCTTCTGTTAAAGATGCTGATGTAGTTATTACTAACCCGACTCACATTGCTGTAGCCTTAGAGTATGATTTAGAGGAAATGGAAGCCCCAGTTATTGTTGCTAAAGGAGAAGATTTTGTAGCCCAAAAGATAAAAGAAAAAGCTAGAGAAGCAGAAGTGAAAATTATAGAAAATAAGCCTTTAGCTCGCTCACTAAATAAGATGTCAGAAATTGGAGATCAAGTCCCAATTGAACTTTATCAGGCAGTAGCTGAAATACTGGCTGAAATATTTAAAAATAGAAAATAGTTAATTGGAATTATTAATTTATATTTTGTGTTTTAATTTTAGCTAATAGTTGATATAATAGGTTTAGCTTAGCTATCGATTTTGTTTAATTAATGGAGGTTAATTTAATTAGTGGATAATAATACAGTTTTTAACAATATAACAAAAAATACTGATATTGTTTTTGCCTTAATGGTAGTTGGAATTATAGTAATGTTTATTATTCCACTCCCAACAGTACTTTTAGATATGCTGCTGGCAGCAAATATAACCTTCTCAATGGTTGTGATTTTAGTAAGTATTTATACAACAGAGCCCTTAGATTTATCAGTTTTTCCATCTTTATTACTTTTTGCAACTTTATTTAGATTAGGGCTCAATGTGTCAACAACTAGATTGATTTTAGGAGAAGGTTATGCTGGTGAAATAGTTTTAAGTTTCGGTGACTTTGTGGTTGGAGGTAATTATGTTGTTGGTTTAATTATCTTTTTAATCCTAGTTATTATTCAATTTGTTGTAATCACTAAAGGTGCCGAAAGAGTAGCAGAAGTTGCCGCTCGTTTTACCTTAGATGCGATGCCAGGTAAACAAATGAGTATTGATGCAGACTTAAATGCCGGTGTTATCGATGAACATGAAGCCAAGCGGGAAAGAGAAAAAATTAGACAAGAGGCAGATTTTTATGGAGCCATGGATGGTGCTAGTAAATTTGTCAAAGGTGATGCAATTGCTGGTATAATAATTACTTTTATTAATATTATTGCTGGTTTAGTTATTGGAATGTTACAACAGAATATGAGTTTTGGCCAAGCTGCTCAAACTTATGTTTTGCTAACTGTTGGAGATGGACTTGTTTCTCAAATTCCAGCTCTTTTAATTTCTACAGCAACAGGTATGGTTGTAACAAGAGCTGCTTCAGATAATAATATGGGTAATGAGATGACAGAGCAATTATTAAAACAACCTAAAGCACTCTTTATTGCTTCAGGTGTATTATTGATTTTAGGTTTTATTCCTGGTTTACCTACAATTCCATTTTTAGTTTTAGCTATTTTTATAGCTACAATGGCTTATTTAATTGTTAGAACTGCTCAAGTGGAAGCTCCAAAAGAAAAAGCTAAAAAACAAAAACAGCAGGAATTAAGTCCAGAAGAAAAGCAAAAAATGAAAGAACAAGAAATAAAACAGTTAATTAAAGTAGATAAATTGGAAATTGAAGTTGGTTATAATTTAATCTCACTTGTTTTACCAGAACAAGGAGGAGATTTTTTAGATAGAGTTGCTAATATTCGAAAACAGATAGCAATGGAATTAGGGATTATTATTCCTCCAGTTCGCATTGTAGATAACCTGCAGCTTCAACCTAATACATATAAAATAAAATTGCAGGGAGTAGAAATTAGCGAATACCAGCTTTTTGCTGAAAAGTATTTAGCAATGGATCCTGGTGATACTTTTGAAGATATTAAAGGAACTGAAACAAAAGAACCAGCTTTTGGTACACCTGCTATTTGGATTGAAGAAGAACAGCGAGA includes these proteins:
- a CDS encoding flagellar biosynthetic protein FliO, producing the protein MDYLWETFKITFYLFLVIGFILAIYYVVKNKFNLTNSRKMEVIDTMRLANGETIYLIKVFDEIVMLGGSKEELNYLKSWPLAEINLEAEKSKKSSAKKNTFKDKFKNILAKNNNSNSSDQDE
- the flhA gene encoding flagellar biosynthesis protein FlhA, with amino-acid sequence MDNNTVFNNITKNTDIVFALMVVGIIVMFIIPLPTVLLDMLLAANITFSMVVILVSIYTTEPLDLSVFPSLLLFATLFRLGLNVSTTRLILGEGYAGEIVLSFGDFVVGGNYVVGLIIFLILVIIQFVVITKGAERVAEVAARFTLDAMPGKQMSIDADLNAGVIDEHEAKREREKIRQEADFYGAMDGASKFVKGDAIAGIIITFINIIAGLVIGMLQQNMSFGQAAQTYVLLTVGDGLVSQIPALLISTATGMVVTRAASDNNMGNEMTEQLLKQPKALFIASGVLLILGFIPGLPTIPFLVLAIFIATMAYLIVRTAQVEAPKEKAKKQKQQELSPEEKQKMKEQEIKQLIKVDKLEIEVGYNLISLVLPEQGGDFLDRVANIRKQIAMELGIIIPPVRIVDNLQLQPNTYKIKLQGVEISEYQLFAEKYLAMDPGDTFEDIKGTETKEPAFGTPAIWIEEEQRERAEMANYTVVDPGSVMATHLTEIIKAHAYELLGREEVKNLIDNVKEENQAVVDELIPDLMNLGEIQKILQNLLWENIPIKNLVLILETLADHASRTKDQTILTEYVRQGLSRQISNQFTDFKNNLNVFTIDPQKEEKLAQSLEQSDQGNYLSLQPAEAQNLINSIVEQAKQLLEKGNEPILLTSPMIRRPIKEMVHRTFSNLTVLSFNELESEVELQVQGVVK
- the fliP gene encoding flagellar type III secretion system pore protein FliP (The bacterial flagellar biogenesis protein FliP forms a type III secretion system (T3SS)-type pore required for flagellar assembly.), coding for MNKKLTLVFLVFLILFSLTITVSAQDFQIPNISLEIGNGTANNQGDDLVLSLQILLLLTVLSLAPAIIILFTSFTRIIIVFSILKRALALNNMPPNQVLIGIAIFLTIFIMAPVWQGVNQDALQPYLAQDISLEQAYENTITPVREFMFNQVDERSLALFTNIAEIERPESRDDLPTYILIPAFLINEIKIAFQIGFLIYIPFLMIDMIVASILMSMGMMMLPPVIISLPFKILLFVLADGWHILIGSLVKTFY
- the fliY gene encoding flagellar motor switch phosphatase FliY, translated to MTNDGNFLSQDEIDALMNEEDEEPVAESQGVGNETGAESASDLNSEEIDVIGEVNNIAMGSSATALSTLLDEKVEITTPEVEVQTFKQLIEEYDKPCVLVKVEYVEGIEGLSLLVIDTKDAAVIADLMMGGDGLEGMDQEMLNEISISAVGEAMNQMMGAASTAMSNILDVLVNISPPTAEFIDLDDVIEEGRDWFDPAEEIVVTSFKLKVGDVIDSSFKQISSYKFVKDLADSLLHGGTGLMDNTIDEEEIEEEVDTSVKEEYKGETAAGPQKSQKTKTAAAPAQSQPSQQQAQPAPQRRRPQNRNIESEEKVDVQSAQFPEFDQTATQPLPNNMELIKDVPLEVTVRLGKTVMKIRDILDLGDGSIIELDKLAGEPVDLLVNGKLVAKGEVVVIDENFGFRVKDIISPAERLSKL
- the flhB gene encoding flagellar biosynthesis protein FlhB translates to MADDGTGEKTEEPTSKRKKEAKEEGNVAKGKEIGQAITLLASFMFLYFLMQQIFFGVLNEIQYYFKNLIIEPFTIKMTFEILYDAFFSVIEKIYPIMIVTAAAGILVNFLQIGALFTTKPLVPDLKKVDPIKGAKNIFSLKGVVELLKSLFKLALIAVIAYHFLMGNLDIFQKSINQGLEEALSAIAHLISRMAFAVIIALIILGILDLLYQRWQHNKDLKMSKYEVKQERKEMEGDPMIQQQRKRRQREMSMNRMMSSVKDADVVITNPTHIAVALEYDLEEMEAPVIVAKGEDFVAQKIKEKAREAEVKIIENKPLARSLNKMSEIGDQVPIELYQAVAEILAEIFKNRK
- the fliQ gene encoding flagellar biosynthesis protein FliQ, with protein sequence MGEAVVLDIGRQALFTVIIVVFPVLGAGLITGLLVAIFQATTQIQEQTLAFVPKIFAVLGSIAFFGPWIMRTVIEFVQELLRNIPTYLG
- the fliR gene encoding flagellar biosynthetic protein FliR gives rise to the protein MIENLMINQHLYFFFLILSRYLGMMLLTPFFSSQVIFYRAKILIALTLAAFSYPLVLSIYQPLAPANNLSLIIEIISEFSIGLFMGLAVFLVFSAIQLGGQIIDMRMGFRIANVVDPFSGANSPVIGQLKNIFVTLIFLALNGHLYLIKHLYNSFKIIPPGRVKFSNQLWQYFFRRSADMFVLAIKIALPIAGAIFFIDIILAFLARSVPQMNLFVIGLPIKIMAGLILLYILMPVLNHYYAEIIMNVINEIPALFRLLVP